From one Plectropomus leopardus isolate mb chromosome 8, YSFRI_Pleo_2.0, whole genome shotgun sequence genomic stretch:
- the gp9 gene encoding glycoprotein IX (platelet) isoform X3 has product MLSGLKIAVFLVWATSSTQTTAQPCLCSALQPASLQVNCSSLELVQLPHLPSDTTELHVQNNRLTSVPPGLFDKLVGLKKVSLSGNPFHCDCNIQYLRNWLLTTRAVVSEEPTCASPSSVAQRAITELSDDYFSSCALATCTDGTFDTVMGVMLCCLIVLLLWSLRLAKTSTFILYIDERHSGFQADSLRSLKPKHRRRLHTAQPDSLTFEGDEEKPPFNMELLPQVLDVLQKKHNIKIKAT; this is encoded by the coding sequence ATGCTCTCCGGTTTAAAGATTGCTGTCTTCCTTGTCTGGGCCACATCAAGCACACAAACTACTGCTCAGCCCTGCCTATGTTCAGCCCTCCAGCCTGCTAGTCTGCAGGTCAACTGCAGCTCTTTAGAGCTGGTGCAGCTGCCTCATCTGCCCTCAGACACCACAGAGCTCCACGTGCAGAACAACCGGCTCACCTCGGTGCCCCCAGGCCTGTTTGACAAGCTGGTTGGTCTGAAAAAGGTCTCACTATCTGGGAACCCCTTCCACTGTGACTGCAATATCCAGTACCTGAGGAACTGGTTGCTGACGACGAGGGCTGTTGTCTCCGAGGAGCCCACCTGTGCCAGCCCGAGCTCTGTTGCTCAGAGAGCCATCACTGAACTCAGCGATGACTACTTTTCTTCCTGTGCACTCGCTACCTGTACTGATGGAACGTTTGACACCGTAATGGGAGTGATGCTGTGCTGTCTCATTGTTCTGCTTTTGTGGAGCTTGAGGCTTGCCAAAACATCCACTTTTATTCTGTACATCGATGAGAGACATTCGGGATTCCAGGCCGACTCTTTGCGCTCACTGAAGCCCAAGCACAGGAGGAGGCTACACACTGCACAGCCCGATTCTCTCACTTTCGAGGGGGATGAAGAGAAGCCTCCTTTCAACATGGAGTTACTGCCACAAGTACTGGATGTGTTGCAAAAGAagcacaatataaaaataaaggctACCTGA
- the gp9 gene encoding glycoprotein IX (platelet) isoform X2 codes for MRAGKKLRMLSGLKIAVFLVWATSSTQTTAQPCLCSALQPASLQVNCSSLELVQLPHLPSDTTELHVQNNRLTSVPPGLFDKLVGLKKVSLSGNPFHCDCNIQYLRNWLLTTRAVVSEEPTCASPSSVAQRAITELSDDYFSSCALATCTDGTFDTVMGVMLCCLIVLLLWSLRLAKTSTFILYIDERHSGFQADSLRSLKPKHRRRLHTAQPDSLTFEGDEEKPPFNMELLPQVLDVLQKKHNIKIKAT; via the exons AtgagagcaggaaaaaaactaAG GATGCTCTCCGGTTTAAAGATTGCTGTCTTCCTTGTCTGGGCCACATCAAGCACACAAACTACTGCTCAGCCCTGCCTATGTTCAGCCCTCCAGCCTGCTAGTCTGCAGGTCAACTGCAGCTCTTTAGAGCTGGTGCAGCTGCCTCATCTGCCCTCAGACACCACAGAGCTCCACGTGCAGAACAACCGGCTCACCTCGGTGCCCCCAGGCCTGTTTGACAAGCTGGTTGGTCTGAAAAAGGTCTCACTATCTGGGAACCCCTTCCACTGTGACTGCAATATCCAGTACCTGAGGAACTGGTTGCTGACGACGAGGGCTGTTGTCTCCGAGGAGCCCACCTGTGCCAGCCCGAGCTCTGTTGCTCAGAGAGCCATCACTGAACTCAGCGATGACTACTTTTCTTCCTGTGCACTCGCTACCTGTACTGATGGAACGTTTGACACCGTAATGGGAGTGATGCTGTGCTGTCTCATTGTTCTGCTTTTGTGGAGCTTGAGGCTTGCCAAAACATCCACTTTTATTCTGTACATCGATGAGAGACATTCGGGATTCCAGGCCGACTCTTTGCGCTCACTGAAGCCCAAGCACAGGAGGAGGCTACACACTGCACAGCCCGATTCTCTCACTTTCGAGGGGGATGAAGAGAAGCCTCCTTTCAACATGGAGTTACTGCCACAAGTACTGGATGTGTTGCAAAAGAagcacaatataaaaataaaggctACCTGA
- the gp9 gene encoding glycoprotein IX (platelet) isoform X1 — MTTINLLPPFGKPRMLSGLKIAVFLVWATSSTQTTAQPCLCSALQPASLQVNCSSLELVQLPHLPSDTTELHVQNNRLTSVPPGLFDKLVGLKKVSLSGNPFHCDCNIQYLRNWLLTTRAVVSEEPTCASPSSVAQRAITELSDDYFSSCALATCTDGTFDTVMGVMLCCLIVLLLWSLRLAKTSTFILYIDERHSGFQADSLRSLKPKHRRRLHTAQPDSLTFEGDEEKPPFNMELLPQVLDVLQKKHNIKIKAT, encoded by the exons ATGACCACGATCAACCTCCTGCCACCCTTTGGAAAACCAAG GATGCTCTCCGGTTTAAAGATTGCTGTCTTCCTTGTCTGGGCCACATCAAGCACACAAACTACTGCTCAGCCCTGCCTATGTTCAGCCCTCCAGCCTGCTAGTCTGCAGGTCAACTGCAGCTCTTTAGAGCTGGTGCAGCTGCCTCATCTGCCCTCAGACACCACAGAGCTCCACGTGCAGAACAACCGGCTCACCTCGGTGCCCCCAGGCCTGTTTGACAAGCTGGTTGGTCTGAAAAAGGTCTCACTATCTGGGAACCCCTTCCACTGTGACTGCAATATCCAGTACCTGAGGAACTGGTTGCTGACGACGAGGGCTGTTGTCTCCGAGGAGCCCACCTGTGCCAGCCCGAGCTCTGTTGCTCAGAGAGCCATCACTGAACTCAGCGATGACTACTTTTCTTCCTGTGCACTCGCTACCTGTACTGATGGAACGTTTGACACCGTAATGGGAGTGATGCTGTGCTGTCTCATTGTTCTGCTTTTGTGGAGCTTGAGGCTTGCCAAAACATCCACTTTTATTCTGTACATCGATGAGAGACATTCGGGATTCCAGGCCGACTCTTTGCGCTCACTGAAGCCCAAGCACAGGAGGAGGCTACACACTGCACAGCCCGATTCTCTCACTTTCGAGGGGGATGAAGAGAAGCCTCCTTTCAACATGGAGTTACTGCCACAAGTACTGGATGTGTTGCAAAAGAagcacaatataaaaataaaggctACCTGA